GGATATAGGGTCGGCCTCCTCGGGAGGTTCCAGGCCCCATGATGCAGCCATCGCAGTAAAAAAGGTTAAAGTGCCGTTTTATGGTCTCAATGCTCAATTCAAATTCGCGCACGCTTTCCAATACGCTATTGCGTCCTTCTGCGGTAATCACCTCGCCGGTTAGCAAATCTTCACTAATATCTACAGCCTGCAATAGTCCGTTGCTAATGGGGTAGAGGGAGCCTTTGTATCCAATGGGTTTGTCAAATTCGGAGTATTCCAGCATCCCTTCGTTAATGTTTTGCTCTTTAAATAGTTGTCGCAGTTCAACGAAGGTGAGGACCGAATCGATTTTTCCATCATCAGAATATTTTAATGCCTCATTCTTGTTGGCAATGCATGGACCAATGTATACTACTTTTACATCGCTACCATAAGTATTACGGACAATCTTGGCCGTTGCAACCATGGGCGAAATAATGGGTGCAAGGTTACTTACCAAATCTGGATGAAATTTTTCAACTAGCTGCACAACAACAGGACAGCAAGTGGAGAGGTAGTATTTCCCATTAAAGTTTTCGAAAAGTTCTTGATACTTTTGCGCAACCAGATCAACACCAATGCTTACCTCACAAACGTATGTAAAACCGAGGGCTTTGATCATCTGAACAAACTTTCGGTAGTCGGTAATATCGACAAATTCGCCCGAAATGGAAGGGGCACAAATGGCAGCAATCTTTCCGCCGGAGTTCAGTATCTCTTTGGTTTCTATGATAGATTCATGATAATCGATGGCATCGACGGGGCAAATGTTTTTGCAGCTGCCGCAACCAATACAGCGGTTGGGTAGAATCTTTGCAACATTTTCTTCCGCTTTAACCTCAATTGCTTTAACAGGGCAAACCCTTACGCAGGCGTAGCAACCAATACAGGCATCTTTGTTTATTTTAAATAAGTCCATTGTTTGCCGGTTAAAAGCCAAAGGCTTCATTAAGTATGTCAAGCACCATAGAAGAGGTTACCTTACAGTATAACTTCCCATTAACCTCAATTTTTGGTCCGTCGTTGCAGTCGCCAAAACAGTGCGCACCATGGAAGAATACCCTATCTTTTACTCTTTTGGTTTCAATATAGCTATTAATCTCTTGGAGAATTATGCGGTTGCCCCTTGAAAAGCATGAACTTCCGAGGCAGATTTTGATCTCAATTTTTTTAAGGTCGTTCATTGTTGGAAAAGTTTATGCTATTCTGGTGATCATGGGATAATATCCTGTGCCAAATTTACTTTTTTTTTTCAATGATGGAACGGATTTGTTTGCATTCAATCATTTTGGTAATGTGCTTATTTAAAAAGGGTTTAAATAGAGACGTGAGCAAAAAAAAGAATATTGAGATGGGGCAGCCTCGAGTAAAATTTTTAAATTTCAGAGCGCAGATTTATCGTCTGTGTTATAAGTGAATCAGTGCTAGCCAACTCTCAATAAAAGCGCTATGACCAATAGTAATGTTGACGCTGTTTTGGAGAAGTACCTGCACCACGGCAGGGAGAGTTTAATTCCTATTCTTCAGGAAATTCAGGACGATTTGGGGTATATACCCGAGAGCGCCCTTGAGCGGGTGGGTAAGATACTGAACATACCCACTGCAAAAATCTACGGGTTAGCTACCTTTTATAATCAGTTTCGTTTTCTTGCAAAGGGCAAATATCACATTACTCTGTGCAAGGGGAGTGCGTGTCATATGTTTGGCGCAACGACTCTCTTGACTCAACTCGAAAAAGAGTTGAAGATCAAGCAGGGTCAAACTACTCGTAATGGTCTGTTCAGTATTGAGGTGGTTCCTTGCATGGCTGCCTGCTCGCAAGCTCCGCTTATATCAGTAAACGGACAATTCTATACTAAACTTACCCACGATCGTCTTAAGGAAACTATTGAATCGTTTCGCAACACACAATAACGTATGGTATACGCACCTGGTTCCGATAGGGATTTCGTTCCTCTAATGAAAGAAGTATTAGCTTCAGAGAATGGGCAAGGTCATAGCTCATGGAAGGAGAGTCGCCCTTACTTTAAGTTTGACAGGGTCGAAAAGCCGGTTTTGTTTATCTCTATTAACTCATCTGCAAATGTTTGCGGTGCTGTTGGTGTTCATGAGGCGTTAGTTGCGTATATTGCTCAACGGGGTATTGAGGCGTATGTTGAGGTTGTAGGGAGTTACGGATTAATGGGATTGGAGCCCTTGGTGGAGGTTCAGCTTCCGGGCATGGCTAGGGTTGCTATTGCCAATGTCCAGGCTCATGAGGTGGATGAGTTGTTGGATCCAATATTCAATAGGTTTTTACCCGAAGGAAGAGCCGTTTTTCAGCACCGAAATGATTTGCACCATCCCTGGTCTGGGGTGCCTTTCATGGATGAACTGCCATTCTTTAAGCAGCAACTTAGGGTTGTTCTGGGGCTAACAGGGAAATATAATCCTACCTCACTGCCTCAGTATATGGCGCATGGTGGTTTATTCTCATTTGTGAAGGCTCTCCGGAGTTATACTTTTTCTGATATCTGCGATATTGTTGAGCGCTCAGGGCTACGAGGACGTGCCGGTTCCGGCTTTCCAACAGGGAAAAAATGGCGGATGGCCCTTGATGTGGCAGCCGATGGTAGGTATGTTATTTGCAACGCCGACGAAAGCGATCCGGGCGCATTTATGAACCGGCTATTAATGGAGGGATCTCCTTATCGGGTGCTGGAGGGCCTTGCTATTGCCTCCTATGCCTGCGGAGCCGGAAAAGCATTTATCTACACTAGAAATAGGTATTCCATCGCTATCCAGCGGCTCGAGGAAGCGCTTGCTTCCATGCGGGAGGTTGGTATTCTTGGAGAGAATATTTTTGATAGCGGTTACAACCTAGATATTAAAATAGTTAAGGGTCCTGGTGCCTATGTGTGTGGTGAAGAAACTGCACTAATACGAAGTTTAGAAGGAAAGCGTGGGATGCCCACCTCGAAGCCACCTTATCCAACAACGGCCGGTTTTAAAGGGAAACCTACGGTGGTGAATAACCTTGAGACGCTTTCCAATGTGCCTTTAATCCTCATGAATGGGCCAGATTGGTTTCAAACCATGGGGACAGAGACCAGCAAAGGGACTAAAGTGTTCTCTCTGAGCGGTAAGTGTGCTACAACCTCGGTTGTTGAAGTAGAGATGGGAACAACTTTTAGCCAAATACTCGAAATTGTTGACGGTGTTATTCCTGGATCGGAGATTAAGGCCATTCAAATAGGAGGCCCTTCCGGCGCTTGTATTCCTCCGTCCCTCTTTTCGCTAAAGGTGGATTACGATCGATTAAAAGAGGCCGACATCCCCATGGGGAACGGTGGCATTTTGGTTTATGATGAGAAAACCTGCATGCTTGATATGGTAAAATACTTTATGGGTTTTATCCAGAATGAGTCTTGCGGAAAGTGTATCCCATGCAGGGAAGGGTCGCAGCGAATGGTCGAAATTTACAAGAATATAACCCGCAGACCTCTCTCCGAGGAGGGCCACAACACCTTGGAACGCTTTAAAGGTGTTATCCAGCTGGAGGGATTAGCGGAGGTAATGAAGGACACCTCTGCCTGTGGACTCGGGCAAGCATCTACCTATCCTGTGCTTTCAACCCTTAAGTATTTTAGGGATGAGTATGAGGAACATATATTCGATAGGCATTGCAGGGCTGGTGTTTGCAAGGATTTGAGGGTTTTTCAGATCGACCTAGATAAATGCACGGGCTGTACCGCTTGCGTAAAAAAGTGCCCGGTAAATGCCATTGTCGGGGCACCTCGAATGGCTCACTACGTGGTTACCGAAAGGTGTATTGCTTGCGGAGCCTGCTTGGAGACCTGTATGTTTGGTGCTGTTTTAACTCATTAGAAATTTGGTATGGGAGTGATATTTAGTATTGAGGTAAACGGTAAGGAAATACAAGCCCAACGGGGGGATACCATCTTGGAGGCACTTCACCAGAATGGAATCAAGGTGCCAACCCTTTGCAGCATGAAGAACTTAAGCCCTTCAGGTGCTTGCCGCATTTGTGTGGTGGAAGTGGAGGGAAAAAGTGGATTAGTGCCTTCCTGTTCGCATCCTGTAGAGGAGTGGATGAAGATAAAAACACACTCCCCAAAGGTTATAAAAGCACGAAAAACCATTGTTGAGTTACTCCTTTCAAATCATCCCGACGATTGTCTCTACTGTGAACGTAATGGAAGTTGCGAACTGCAAGACCTCTCCGCTGAAATGAATATACGAGAGCGTCGGATTACTTGCAAAAAGCTCAAGCATAAAATTGACCAGAGCAGCCCCTCCATTGTTCGTGATCCATCGAAGTGCATCTTATGCGGACGTTGTGTTAGAATGTGTGATGAGGTGATGCAGGTTTCCGCTCTGGAGTTAGTAGGGCGAGGCAGCAAATCGATGGTTACAACGGCACTAGGTAAAGAAATTAACTTTTCATCGTGTATCTTTTGCGGCCAGTGTCTTATGGTTTGCCCTACCGGTGCTCTCTACGAAAAATCCAATCTTGATGAAGTACAAAATGCGCTGAATAACCCCAACGTTACGGTGGTAGTCCAGCTAGCTCCTTCAATTTCTGTTTCGGTATCGGAGGAGTTGGGCTTTAAGTCGGGTAAGGATATCAATGGAGTTTTAGTGTCGGCACTACGAAAAATTGGGTTTAGCCATGTATTTGAAACTGGATTTGGTGCCGATGTTGTGGCTATGGAGGTGGCCCACGAACTCAACATTCGAATGCAGCAGGGTGAAAAACTTCCTTTGTTGACCGGTTGCTGCCCTGCATGGATCAAATATATGGAGCAGTTTCACCCTGAACTTTTATCACTGGTATCAACGATTAAATCGCCCCAGCAAGCTTTAGGTGCTATTATCAAGGAGTGCTGGGCGAAGGAGGTAGGCATACCGTCGCAGCAGCTTTTCTCGGTAGCAATAATGCCTTGTACTGCGAAGAAGTTTGAGGCCCAGCGCGAGGAGATGACCCATAAAGGAATTTCGGATGTGGATGCCGTTTTGACAACACGGGAGTTGGTGCAGCTACTCCATTTGTATGGCATTGATGTGCAGAGTTTAGAGCCTCAGATTTCCGACACGCCCTTTTCCATTCGATCTTCAGCCGGAAAACTTTTTGCAACCTCAGGAGGACTTTCCGAGGCAGTTACCCGCACCCTGCATTTTACGCTCACTGGAAAAGAGATTCGGAACATTAAAATTGCACAGTTTCGCAA
This genomic interval from Williamwhitmania taraxaci contains the following:
- a CDS encoding [Fe-Fe] hydrogenase large subunit C-terminal domain-containing protein, which codes for MDLFKINKDACIGCYACVRVCPVKAIEVKAEENVAKILPNRCIGCGSCKNICPVDAIDYHESIIETKEILNSGGKIAAICAPSISGEFVDITDYRKFVQMIKALGFTYVCEVSIGVDLVAQKYQELFENFNGKYYLSTCCPVVVQLVEKFHPDLVSNLAPIISPMVATAKIVRNTYGSDVKVVYIGPCIANKNEALKYSDDGKIDSVLTFVELRQLFKEQNINEGMLEYSEFDKPIGYKGSLYPISNGLLQAVDISEDLLTGEVITAEGRNSVLESVREFELSIETIKRHFNLFYCDGCIMGPGTSRGGRPYIRRSITIDYVKKRLKTFDKSEWDKAVLKHSTLNFATTFTPNDQRLQEPSGEKVKEILKVIGKEFIKSESGCGACGYDSCNDFAVAVSKGLAHTDMCLNFTLKNRQEYIKNLKGTNEKLAKTQEALRDSEKIAKVEQLAAKDAMETVDAMLQKLPSAVVIADKKLKIVHSNQSFIDLLGDDALEISDIIPGLIGADLKTLLPYNIYNQFSYALQNGEDVMNRDLSYKEGLLNVSVFTIKRGNVVGAILRDMYAPEVRKEEVIKRVTEVIDKNLAMVQEIGFLLGEGASETEQMLNSILKTYKDGPRR
- a CDS encoding (2Fe-2S) ferredoxin domain-containing protein, with the protein product MNDLKKIEIKICLGSSCFSRGNRIILQEINSYIETKRVKDRVFFHGAHCFGDCNDGPKIEVNGKLYCKVTSSMVLDILNEAFGF
- a CDS encoding NADH-quinone oxidoreductase subunit NuoE family protein; translated protein: MTNSNVDAVLEKYLHHGRESLIPILQEIQDDLGYIPESALERVGKILNIPTAKIYGLATFYNQFRFLAKGKYHITLCKGSACHMFGATTLLTQLEKELKIKQGQTTRNGLFSIEVVPCMAACSQAPLISVNGQFYTKLTHDRLKETIESFRNTQ
- a CDS encoding NADH-ubiquinone oxidoreductase-F iron-sulfur binding region domain-containing protein, which encodes MKEVLASENGQGHSSWKESRPYFKFDRVEKPVLFISINSSANVCGAVGVHEALVAYIAQRGIEAYVEVVGSYGLMGLEPLVEVQLPGMARVAIANVQAHEVDELLDPIFNRFLPEGRAVFQHRNDLHHPWSGVPFMDELPFFKQQLRVVLGLTGKYNPTSLPQYMAHGGLFSFVKALRSYTFSDICDIVERSGLRGRAGSGFPTGKKWRMALDVAADGRYVICNADESDPGAFMNRLLMEGSPYRVLEGLAIASYACGAGKAFIYTRNRYSIAIQRLEEALASMREVGILGENIFDSGYNLDIKIVKGPGAYVCGEETALIRSLEGKRGMPTSKPPYPTTAGFKGKPTVVNNLETLSNVPLILMNGPDWFQTMGTETSKGTKVFSLSGKCATTSVVEVEMGTTFSQILEIVDGVIPGSEIKAIQIGGPSGACIPPSLFSLKVDYDRLKEADIPMGNGGILVYDEKTCMLDMVKYFMGFIQNESCGKCIPCREGSQRMVEIYKNITRRPLSEEGHNTLERFKGVIQLEGLAEVMKDTSACGLGQASTYPVLSTLKYFRDEYEEHIFDRHCRAGVCKDLRVFQIDLDKCTGCTACVKKCPVNAIVGAPRMAHYVVTERCIACGACLETCMFGAVLTH
- a CDS encoding [FeFe] hydrogenase, group A, with protein sequence MGVIFSIEVNGKEIQAQRGDTILEALHQNGIKVPTLCSMKNLSPSGACRICVVEVEGKSGLVPSCSHPVEEWMKIKTHSPKVIKARKTIVELLLSNHPDDCLYCERNGSCELQDLSAEMNIRERRITCKKLKHKIDQSSPSIVRDPSKCILCGRCVRMCDEVMQVSALELVGRGSKSMVTTALGKEINFSSCIFCGQCLMVCPTGALYEKSNLDEVQNALNNPNVTVVVQLAPSISVSVSEELGFKSGKDINGVLVSALRKIGFSHVFETGFGADVVAMEVAHELNIRMQQGEKLPLLTGCCPAWIKYMEQFHPELLSLVSTIKSPQQALGAIIKECWAKEVGIPSQQLFSVAIMPCTAKKFEAQREEMTHKGISDVDAVLTTRELVQLLHLYGIDVQSLEPQISDTPFSIRSSAGKLFATSGGLSEAVTRTLHFTLTGKEIRNIKIAQFRNVVGYKKFDIEVGKQTIKVGIANGMKGAVTMLREIAAGQCDMHMIEVMACEGGCLHGGGQPFVSDDKDKKTRAKAIYEIDESEAIWAPYKNPAVAEIYAKCLGEPGKESSSSILCTRFSERNVLL